Proteins from a genomic interval of Thamnophis elegans isolate rThaEle1 chromosome 2, rThaEle1.pri, whole genome shotgun sequence:
- the ZNF750 gene encoding zinc finger protein 750 has translation MSLLKERKPKKPHYIPRPPGKPFKFKCFQCPFTCNEKSHLFNHMKYGLCKNSITLVTEQDRVVKCSKSNSLETKQITQVDTAAKPTSSKVLSNFDSKPQYAFVKDDSKENMEIQNQVTNISVHGPKPPTEKELTLLCNEEESTINVQSALEGIVRPSAFVPVGEHRHNKDNNDMSQLSSLSDSNKGSPFPTKSAFHAPNNLWKTDGTIISPEFTHKITPAKGFASIPSYVQPMIPEYSPSLYEHGLAIYAPYFLSGNSHECESSVLSVYSSQDQRHFLPHPGPLPKPINPATYEHYRLFQPYRPNLSVPYGFCRPTESAFYRLPHIADINRDTNSHLMEETTLLYPHSSSPARLLSQNSHKKTDDYEKETPMLHNKGHSKEDQNERENAKMSPRAGSAATGSPGRPSPTNFTQTSHGCEGLFDLSNKSSSVINKCDQHEESFTAFRPVRKSTDQSPPPVSKEDKGNSPKSSDIANEKENVQHGNDSNEDPLSSSEDDSDDSPLNLSKKPDANLVDAHTYTSTFPTENQTCMELQEMPLNLSVKDNYHINVCFQNSLYETKDYNLQKAENKDLGTEICNPKNQTDKGSFSKPLTVMPIKEVEEPRTIESCDEQKQTAAVALCQLASYSPNTVQKESAEKKKQEINSQYAESIAEPSETQNDHCKKAKGQKRTNHREATKVQQGTKKVRINECSRVFTLRKRTRIA, from the exons ATGAGTCTTCTCAAAGAGCGCAAACCAAAAAAACCtcattatatccccagacctcCAGGAAAACCATTTAAATTCAAGTGCTTTCAGTGCCCCTTTACCTGCAATGAAAAATCACATCTTTTTAACCATATGAAGTATGGGCTTTGCAAAAACTCCATTACGCTGGTGACAGAACAAGATCGTGTTGTCAAATGTTCAAAGTCAAATTCTTTGGAGACTAAGCAAATCACTCAGGTAGACACTGCAGCCAAACCAACTTCTTCCAAGGTCCTCTCAAATTTTGATTCTAAACCTCAATATGCATTTGTCAAAGATGACTCCAAGGAAAATATGGAAATTCAAAATCAAGTGACAAATATATCAGTGCATGGACCAAAACCACCCACTGAAAAGGAACTAACTCTTCTTTGTAATGAGGAAGAAAGTACAATCAATGTGCAGTCTGCTCTTGAAGGCATCGTAAGGCCTTCTGCATTTGTTCCAGTGGGAGAGCATCGGCACAATAAAGACAATAATGATATGTCTCAATTAAGTTCTCTTTCCGATTCAAATAAAGGCTCACCCTTTCCAACAAAGTCAGCCTTTCATGCTCCAAACAATCTATGGAAAACAGATGGTACAATTATTAGTCCAGAGTTTACTCATAAAATTACACCTGCAAAAGGTTTCGCTTCCATTCCATCTTATGTACAACCCATGATTCCAGAATATTCACCTTCACTTTATGAACATGGATTAGCTATCTATGCACCTTATTTCCTCTCAGGAAACTCTCATGAGTGTGAAAGTTCAGTGTTGTCTGTCTACAGCTCTCAAGATCAAAGACATTTTCTTCCTCATCCAGGACCACTTCCTAAACCAATCAATCCAGCAACATACGAGCACTACCGCTTATTCCAGCCATATCGTCCAAATCTTTCAGTGCCATATGGATTTTGTAGACCAACAGAATCAGCATTTTATAGGCTGCCACACATTGCAGATATTAACAGAGACACAAATTCTCATTTGATGGAGGAAACAACCTTGCTATATCCGCATTCTTCAAGTCCAGCCAGGTTATTATCACAAAATTCTCATAAAAAAACAGATGACTATGAAAAGGAAACCCCTATGCTGCATAACAAGGGTCATTCTAAAGAAGatcaaaatgaaagagaaaatgccAAAATGAGCCCTCGTGCTGGAAGTGCAGCAACTGGATCCCCAGGAAGACCCAGCCCAACAAACTTCACTCAAACTAGCCATGGTTGTGAAGGCCTATTTGATCTTTCTAATAAGTCATCTTCAGTTATTAACAAATGTGATCAACATGAAGAAAGTTTTACAGCATTCAGACCCGTGAGGAAAAGTACAGATCAATCTCCCCCGCCTGTATCAAAGGAAGACAAAGGAAATTCTCCTAAAAG taGTGACATCGCTAATGAAAAGGAAAATGTACAGCATGGAAATGATAGTAATGAGGATCCTTTGTCCAGTTCCGAAGATGATTCAGATGATTCACCGCTTAATCTTTCCAAGAAGCCAGATGCAAACTTAGTCGATGCACATACGTATACAAGCACTTTCCCAACAGAAAACCAGACCTGCATGGAACTGCAGGAAATGCCTTTGAACCTTTCAGTGAAGGACAACTATCATATAAATGTATGTTTTCAGAACTCATTATATGAAACTAAAGATTATAATCTTCAAAAAGCTGAAAATAAAGATTTGGGGACAGAAATATGTAACCCAAAGAATCAAACAGATAAAGGTTCCTTCAGTAAGCCTCTTACTGTGATGCCTATAAAAGAAGTGGAGGAACCAAGGACAATTGAGAGTTGTGATGAGCAGAAACAAACTGCAGCTGTTGCCCTGTGTCAATTAGCTTCCTACAGTCCAAATACAGTCCAAAAAGAGAGCgcagagaaaaaaaagcaagagaTCAATTCTCAATATGCCGAGTCCATCGCTGAACCATCCGAAACCCAGAACGATCATTGTAAGAAAGCAAAAGGACAAAAAAGGACCAATCACAGAGAAGCAACAAAAGTACAACAAGGAACCAAAAAAGTAAGAATAAATGAATGCAGTCGAGTGTTCACTTTGAGAAAGAGAACAAGGATAGCATAA